The following proteins are encoded in a genomic region of Lemur catta isolate mLemCat1 chromosome 10, mLemCat1.pri, whole genome shotgun sequence:
- the IFNK gene encoding interferon kappa produces the protein MRKLLLLKIFRYIKEHERVLKTSLWTLGLVNFLAWKKKSRPKPDMIQKCLRRTLLVGLCITGILSLDCNLLNVHLRRVTWHNLRLLSSMSNSFPVECLRENQAFELPQEILSHTQSLKRDLKEAFYEMSIQAFNIFSRYIFESTWKQKHLKEIQIGLHRQVEYLKQCLEEEENENEDMKKMKEDEMKHPGARVPQVSILELWRYFNRIVNFLKEKKYSHCAWEIVQVEIRRCLYYLHKFTALPRRK, from the coding sequence ATGAGAAAACTCCTCCTGTTGAAGATATTCAGGTATATAAAGGAACATGAAAGAGTACTTAAAACATCACTGTGGACTTTGGGTCTTGTGAATTTTTtagcttggaaaaaaaaatcacgcCCAAAGCCTGACATGATTCAAAAGTGTTTGCGGCGTACACTCCTCGTGGGTCTTTGCATTACTGGCATCCTATCTCTGGACTGTAACTTGCTGAATGTTCACCTGAGGAGAGTCACCTGGCATAATCTGAGACTTCTGAGCAGTATGAGCAATTCATTTCCTGTGGAATGTCTAAGAGAAAACCAAGCTTTTGAGTTGCCCCAAGAGATTCTATCACACACCCAGTCTCTGAAAAGGGACCTCAAGGAGGCCTTCTATGAAATGTCCATACAGGCCTTCAACATCTTCAGTCGATACATTTTTGAATCCACCTGGAAACAGAAACACCTGAAAGAAATCCAAATAGGACTTCATCGGCAGGTGGAGTACCTCAAACAATgcttggaggaagaggagaatgaaaacgaagacatgaaaaaaatgaaagaagatgagATGAAGCACCCAGGAGCTAGGGTCCCCCAGGTGAGCATCCTAGAACTCTGGAGATATTTCAACAGAATAGTCAatttcctgaaagaaaagaaatacagtcaCTGTGCCTGGGAGATCGTACAAGTAGAAATCAGAAGATGTCTCTACTACCTTCACAAATTCACAGCACTACCCAGGAGAAAATAA